ACACTAGAAGTATGCCATACTCAAAGCCAGAGTCGCTTACCCTGAGGTGGTCTGTCCAAAGTGTACCACAGTTTAAACTGATCCAAGTGATTTGCTGCTACATCTTCAAGCTCTGGTCTCAATAATATATCTTCTTCTGTCTATCGGTAGAAGGTCAGTGAAACATCCACAAAGTACAAAAATTGGGAGATTCATGCATACACACACCTCTCTTAATCACCTTTATGCACCATTGTTTCTAACTTCACTGCCCCCTCTTATTTTTACGTTATTAGGTAAAATCAATCAGCTCCTCAAAAGTTTAGCATTGAGGCTATGATACCCTTTGCTTAGAACATAATTCCAGTGAAGCAGAGCAAACtgaccttacttctgagtaagtgtgATTAACATTCACTTTCTGGCCAAACTTTCTGGTTTATCCTGGATGGGAAAATGCATACAAGCTGCCTTCTCTTGCCGCCTTCTAACACTCAAACTGTTGCTTGTTAAAACCCTGTTTCAGTTCCACTGCTCGAAATCCTTTGTGAGAACCACAGAGAAAAATCAATAAACTAGAGAAGTCTACTTACCTGGTTAGCAAAAAGAAGGTAACACTTGGTGTTATCTTTGGGGTCCTTTGTAATGTGACGAATTAGTTGAAGCATTGGAGTAATTCCTATAAAAATCAAAGCCAAATGCAACAATTAGATGTTTATTTTCTATTCCCACAAGCAGAGACACTTAATGCTGCCTTATCCTAATTGGATTTTTGTAAGATTTTAGATTAGTCCGTCCCAGATTTTGTTTGACTAGCTGTAAAATAGGACAAGGGGAAATGGACTGCTTAGCAGTAGTGCTTGATGATTAGCCTGCATTTACTATATTCGGTGTAGCTGAATTCACACTCCAGACTAAATCTCTTAGATTGGTAAGTACATTCCTAAggatgacatcatcatcatcatcatcatcatcatcattattattgttaagttgtgggtgaacatatcagacgacacagcaattcttcaaacagctcttgttttatTCAGAGACCatgacagaactgaactgaagggtttagtcagcctgcttatatagagctccagtacaacgttactgtaacaactttctaaaactatccaatcactgaatgtcactttcaatcccttatttgcataactatctacagtatccccctgctggcccagggtgagaacctcagtacataacaactactactactactactactactactactactactactatttatttagttatttctaccccgcccatctggctgggtttccccagccacccggTGGGATCAATACTACCTGCTCCAAGATGGTAACTATTTCAGAATTACTGCATGACCCcaagctcttgtgctcaggccaTGTTTTCACTGAACCAGACAGTTCTAGATCACCCAGTTCTCAAATTGATGTTGGCCAGAGCGTTACTAGGGTGCAACACAGAAAGCACTCCTGCCTCTTAGTGACCCCACAATTGCCCCACAAGAATGCAGCCACAGCTTCTCTCACCCAGCTTTTCCTGCAATGCTACCTTCCACCCTTCTGCCATGGGGCAAAAGGAGACTTCTCCAGCAGGTGAAAGGGAACAGTGGCCGATGCAACTGAATATTGAGCTGAATAAAGGGCAGACCACTGCCATATCATTCACTGCTGAAAGAAGCAGCAGGAATCTTAAATCAGGCCCAagtaaatgtattttgtataaatgcaACGCTTCTATCCTGTTGATAAGTTATAACAGGCCAAAGGGTGACAGAGGCTTTAGTTATCACATAATGCCATCTACTGAGTTAAAACCAGGGGTCAACAAATACTAAAATGGCTTGCCAAGCAGCCTCCTCCACACAATGAGTCCTCTGGCATGAAGGACTTTGGAAGTGCCCACAATGAATATGGGAAAGCCTCAAGCTAGCCCCACCCAAGTTTAATGATCACATAAAATATATGCAGTAACTTTAGTTCTTGCCATGTGCTCAGCACTATCTGTCCCCTCACCAAGGCATAATATCATACCTGTTCCTCCAGCTATCATTCCAACATGTTTTGCAAACTTTATCCTTGCTTCAGACTTCTTATCTGGCTTGATAGAAAATTTACCTGTGTGAAAATGAGATTACAGCTGTCAAGGCAAACCAAAGAGTGAACCTATGACCATTTCAGCAGCATTTAATCACTGTGCCATGCAACACTGCTCTTTAAATCTGCAATCCTATGTAAACCTACTGAAACAGTAGGCTTTACCTCCAAGTAAACACAGGATTGAGCTACACAGCCGGTCACTCATCATATTAACAGTGAGGCAATATAGTCTAGCCAGTAGAAGCCAGGATTTATAGGTTGGAGTAACGTTGCTTCATTTACAGCAGCTAACATGGAATAGAAAACTATGTAATTAAGGCTGTAATTCTGTGCATAGTTACTTGAGAGTACGTCCCACTGCACACAATGGGAATTACTTTCAACTAAACATGCACTATGAGAGAAGGTATTGATGCACATGTATTTTAAAAAGGACTGGAGTTAGCAATTATcttagcaaaaaaattaaaatgcattattattaaaagcatttttaccctACTCttcagttaaaaaaagaaaaagaggtgcccagagcagcttacaaatgtAAGTGATATGTTTAGAAGTTGCTCTGGGCAGTGTGATCTTTTTTAAATTTTGAGtttgcatctttctttctccctaccaatcttttttttgttttgtttgtgccatgtcttttagTTTATAAGCCTGAGGTGAGTGAcacgagagagagaaaaaaagattgggaggaagaaagaaaaaggcaaacTCGGGGCACTGTTTTTCAATTGTAGAGTTCTTGTAATGACAGCCTGGAATTGAAAGATTTCCATAAGTGGAGGATCCAAATATTTGTGATATCTCAGCAGAACTGATGGAGAGGCCCTGCAGTCCACTCTCTCTCCCTTCAACAGAGTCTGATGAAATGACTGCTCCAATTCTACTGCAGCACATGATAGCTTAAACGATTTAAAGATACGCATCATCTTGAAGCCCCCCTGCTTCAGCTGAGATGCTGTAACTCTTATCTCTCAGTGACTTCTGCCCATCTGTCTCTCAAGAGCACCATCACTGTTCAGTTGTCACAAATTCCTGTTGATTACCCTCTTTGGCATACTAATGTTACAGTGTTCGGACAACAGGTGAAAGACTGCCCCAAATATCTTCTTCATCACATCATCTAGCAGCTATTTTAAGCATCTGGATTCTGTGACCTTATTGTACCTGACCCCTTGTATACCAGAAGTCCATTAGGTCCTCTGAAGTCAATGGTATCGCCAATCTTCATGTTGTCTAAATGCTGGGACATCTTCCCACCTTCCGGAAACTTGGGGTGAATGTTTTTGTAGTAAACCTGTTTGAAGAGGAAGTGGGGGAACACACAACAGTGGTAGAAAGAATTTAGCCATTTTACTTTAAGGCAACAGTGAGATGCAATGGAAATGAGTAAATAACAACATTTTTCACTCTGCCCTTTGAGCTAAAACGAAGTGTCACAATTGTCTGTTATCACACAAAACATGAAATAGAACCCAGAAAATCCCAGAGTTTGTAACAAAAAAACCACTGCACTTCTATTTACCCTACCAGATAAACTTTAAGAACTCAAGTCTAAAGTACTAAGTCTTATTTGGTCTCTGGATAAGCTTTTGGTAAGGAGTCATCCTGGAAGTAGGCAAGGGGGGGGACACCTGTAGTcgttcagatgttgctggactccaactcccatcatggccaatggtcaggaatgatgagagttatGAAATCAATGAATtgcttttagaatgctgtgttacttttattgttgttagccactctgagcccggcttcggctggggagggtgggatataaataaaatattattattattattatccaacatCTGGacaaccacaggttccccaccctttctATGACATCCTTCCCCCAGAACAGCAAAAGATTCACCTTTTTCATTACAAAGTGTTACAGAGCATCACACAATATGCTCACAAGTCACTAATCTTTATATCAAAGCAGAAACATCCTGTCTTTAGTATGGCTGGCATAGCACTGGCCCTGCCCTTCTGTTTTATACAAAAGcctgaaattgacatatttatCAGATTTAAGTTTTTTCAACCTCTTTATTCCATGCCTGGATAACTTTCACCTGCCACATTTGTGTGCATCAGGCAGAGGAGCAAGTGGATAAATGATGGAGGTGCCTGTATTAATACTTCCCTGTGCGCAATGATTCTTTTCAAGCCTTGGAAGAATCCTGGGTTAGATTAAATGTTGCTACTATACACGAGAGAAGACAAAACCCCACAACAGAGTGACATACaaggatggcttgaaaagaaatCATTAATTTAGCCAGCTCAAGTTTTTCCATCCTACTGCAGTTACTGAAGCAATGAATGACCCAGCCACAGTGGGGGATGTCACTTGCGCACACACTGGTCCTTTAATACTTCCAGTACTCAAGggggaaaaaaaataaagttgcTTCAGTTACATTTATTCCAATGTATCACTGAAGAAAGAACCAGCTGTTTCTGTACTTCATCTTCCTAATGTCAAGATGCAACCAGGATTTTGAAagcttcttccttccccaagtaaAAACATTAAGATTATTTCCTGCATAAAGCAGCACATTTAACATGCAACTATACATTTGATCTAGGGGGCGGGGGGAAATAGATCAGTACAAAGTTCAGTGGCTGGCATTCAAGATATACATCATTACATCCCTCCACCCCTATAACCCACTAAATCCAGCAGAACCTGCAGACATATTCAGTACCCAGAGTAGAACCAATCTTCAAAACACCCATGAGAGCACTTTAAGAtcattgtacacacacacacacacacacacaaatgtgagttgtgttttattttcagtGCCCAGACAGACAAGTCTCTGTCAACATGTATAATAAAGGAAGCTGAGGCAAAGCGTATTTCCCATCATGTCCACACCATTCTCTGATTCCAGAATGAGCCCAtacacttttaaaatatgttaatAATAACCTAGTGTGCTTCTTCAGacataaatttaaaaatgatCTAATTTCTGGCTGCAAATTGTAATTTAGACCCATGTTTATGAGAAATAGAACCAAAATCCAAGCGGATCAAGCTACCagcattaaataaatttaaatatacctttatgATTAAATCAACATAGCCTTTCACATCATCACTAGAAACTGGAGTGTAGGCCCGGATCACAAGGTTACCGTCCACTTTGGCAGAGAGATATACGTGTTGGCCTAGGTGGGAGAAACTGTTAACTTTTCATTCCAAAGTTCATAATAGCATTAACAAACTAGCTAAACTGTTGGACTGCTcaaaatttacatttttaaaagagagagagagagagagagaaagaaagaaagaaagaaagaaagaaagaaagaaagaaagaaagagaatcttCATAGTTGTGAACATAAGCTTGAAAACACATGGAAATCAATTTCAGGAAGATGAGGAATTGGAAACCAACACAATCTCACATTATGCTTGAAAACATCATTATTTTTAGGCTGTTATGCCAAGAAAAGTCTGTACAATCTTAAGTTGCCTCCACTGACATTGGAGTTGAATCAGTTCTGAAGAGTTTCCAGAGTGATTTTCTAGAGATGGGGTGCTGTCACCCAAAAGGCTCTGTGTTAG
The nucleotide sequence above comes from Podarcis raffonei isolate rPodRaf1 chromosome 1, rPodRaf1.pri, whole genome shotgun sequence. Encoded proteins:
- the LOC128414842 gene encoding NADH-cytochrome b5 reductase 2 isoform X1, with translation MESSVDLSFLIVGMVVAISVALLVFKPMASRKKKGPITLQDPNIKYALCLREREEISHDTRRFRFELPSSKHILGLPVGQHVYLSAKVDGNLVIRAYTPVSSDDVKGYVDLIIKVYYKNIHPKFPEGGKMSQHLDNMKIGDTIDFRGPNGLLVYKGSGKFSIKPDKKSEARIKFAKHVGMIAGGTGITPMLQLIRHITKDPKDNTKCYLLFANQTEEDILLRPELEDVAANHLDQFKLWYTLDRPPQGWKYSAGFITDSMIKEHMPPPASETLILMCGPPPMIQFACLPNLEKLGYAKENTFAY
- the LOC128414842 gene encoding NADH-cytochrome b5 reductase 2 isoform X2, which encodes MESSVEISHDTRRFRFELPSSKHILGLPVGQHVYLSAKVDGNLVIRAYTPVSSDDVKGYVDLIIKVYYKNIHPKFPEGGKMSQHLDNMKIGDTIDFRGPNGLLVYKGSGKFSIKPDKKSEARIKFAKHVGMIAGGTGITPMLQLIRHITKDPKDNTKCYLLFANQTEEDILLRPELEDVAANHLDQFKLWYTLDRPPQGWKYSAGFITDSMIKEHMPPPASETLILMCGPPPMIQFACLPNLEKLGYAKENTFAY